Within Candidatus Polarisedimenticolaceae bacterium, the genomic segment GTTCGTTCGACCTCGAGACCACCGGAGCGCTGACCTCGCAGATGCGCGTCCGCGCCCGCTCGGCGGACGGCCCCAACTTCGACAGCGTCGTCGAATCCGCGGTGGACGACGTCCGCGTGGTCGGCTTCCAGACGTGCACGAGCCCCGCTCCGGGCGCCCCCGGGGCGACGACGGGAACGCTCCTGGTCGACCGGGACACCGACTCGTCGAGGCTGAAGCTGTCGTGGGGGCCCGAGTGCGGCGGCGGGACGGGGTACTCCGTCTACCGCGGCGATCTCGCGGCGGGTTGGGGCTCGGCGGCGCCGCTCCCCGGGTTCTGCGGCGTCGCCGGCATGCGCGCCTTCGTGAGCCCCGACGCAGGGTCGTACTTCTTCATCGTGGCGCCCAACGACGGCGCGACGGAGGGAAGCCTGGGCCTGCGCTCGGACGGGACGCGTCGGCCGCGGCCGACGACGGCCTGCCTGCCGGAGGCACCGGCGGTGAACGCCTGCGCCCCGTGAGGCGGCTTCGGCGTTGACATCGACGCCCCCGCGATCCTAGGCTCACCGGCCCTACGAACCGGAAAAGGGGACCTCCGCGCATGTCGAGCGAGAACTTCAAGCCCTATATCCCCGCCTCGCGGACCGACGTCGCCGAGTTCACGGTCAAGGCGATCGTGCTCGGAGCGATCTTCGGGATCCTCTTCGGCGCGGCGACCGTCTACCTCGCGCTGAAGGCCGGGCTCACCGTCTCGGCCTCGATCCCGATCGCCGTGATCGCGATCTCGCTCGGCCAGCGGATCTTCCGCACGACGATCCTCGAGAACAACATCATCCAGACGGCCGGGTCCGCGGGGGAGTCGATCGCCGCCGGGGTCGCCTTCACCCTTCCCGGATTTCTGTTCCTGACGCAGGTGAACGGCCAGAGCGTCGGACTTCCCTACTTCAACTACGTCACGCTTTTCGTCCTGGCCCTGGTCGGCGGCATCCTCGGGACGCTCATGATGATCCCCCTCCGGCGGTCGCTGATCGTCAAGGAGCACGGCGTCCTGCAGTACCCGGAAGGAACCGCGTGCGCGTCGGTCCTGATTGCGGGCGATCGCGGGGGCAGCTTCGCGAAGACCGCCTTCCTCGGCGTGGGCGTGGCCCTCGGGTACGCGATCCTCCAGAAGATCTTCCACGTCATCGCCGAGACGCCCGCGTGGGTCACGCGGACGACCAACAAGTACCTCCCCAACGCGACCGTCAACGGCGAGATCACCCCGGAGTACCTCGGCGTCGGGTACATCATCGGCCCGCGGATCGCCGGGGTGCTCGTGGCCGGCGGCGTGCTCGCGTGGCTGGGGTTGATCCCGCTCCTGTCGGTGCTGGTCGAGCCGGCGAAGATCTTCGAGCAGCTCGTCAAGGTCGGCGGCGCCGGCAAGGGCGGCTGGGACCCCGCCACGCAGACCTTCGCCAATCCCGCGGTCGCCGTCTACTTCGCCTACATCCGGCAGATCGGCGCGGGGGCGGTCGCGGCGGGCGGGTTCATCACGCTGCTCAAGACGCTGCCGACGATCGTCTCGTCGCTGCGGGACAGCATCGCCTCGCTCAAGGACAAGTCCGTGGCGGCCTCCATCTCCCGCACCGACCGCGACCTGTCCTTCTGGACGGTGATCCTCGGGAGCGCGGGCCTCGTCGCGATCCTCGCGCTGCTCCCGCAGATCCCCGGGGAGTCGATCCTCAACAAGCTGCTGATCGCGATCCTGATCATCCTGTTCGGGTTCATCTTCGTGACCGTGTCGAGCCGCATCGTCGGGATCATCGGCTCCTCGTCGAATCCGATCTCCGGGATGACGATCGCGACCCTGATGGCCACGGCG encodes:
- a CDS encoding oligopeptide transporter, OPT family, whose protein sequence is MSSENFKPYIPASRTDVAEFTVKAIVLGAIFGILFGAATVYLALKAGLTVSASIPIAVIAISLGQRIFRTTILENNIIQTAGSAGESIAAGVAFTLPGFLFLTQVNGQSVGLPYFNYVTLFVLALVGGILGTLMMIPLRRSLIVKEHGVLQYPEGTACASVLIAGDRGGSFAKTAFLGVGVALGYAILQKIFHVIAETPAWVTRTTNKYLPNATVNGEITPEYLGVGYIIGPRIAGVLVAGGVLAWLGLIPLLSVLVEPAKIFEQLVKVGGAGKGGWDPATQTFANPAVAVYFAYIRQIGAGAVAAGGFITLLKTLPTIVSSLRDSIASLKDKSVAASISRTDRDLSFWTVILGSAGLVAILALLPQIPGESILNKLLIAILIILFGFIFVTVSSRIVGIIGSSSNPISGMTIATLMATAMIFVGLGWTGSAYEPMALVVGGMVCIAAANGGATSQDLKTGYIVGATPKYQQIALFVGAIASAIVIGLTVQVLDKPTAEAAAQGVVHAIGSEKFPAPQATLMATLIKGLLSLNLDWHFVLVGVFLAVTMELCGVKSLSFAVGAYLPLSTTLPIFVGGAMKGLVDHAAKRRGEEPEEGELGGGSLFATGLVAGGALTGVIVALLQVNDRIGAAIGTLSARHALESALGPGGYQLLGVVFFLSMATLVYRIAGRPHPKQP